A region of the Lentimicrobium sp. L6 genome:
TTTCAGCAGTATGCACTAAACTCTTGGCTCTAAGCATTATGCTAAATTCCACAGCTTCGCCTCCTAAGTCACAGTTCCAGTTTTGAACTTAACTAAATACGAAACACTTAAGAAGCCACCACCTTATTCTTGATTCCAGATCAGTAATATTTCTGTATTGGCGTGTTGTTTTAAATAGTTTTCAATTTCTTGGACAGAAAACACCAAATAACGGATATTTTTCTTGATGGTACTTTCTGTTTTCTCTACCAATTCTACCAAATAGGTTTTATCGATGCTCTTTCCAACGAAAAGGAGGTCGATAATACCGGTGTTTATGCCTTCAGCAAGCTTACCTACTAAAAAAACTTGCTGCACAGTACCCAACTTCATCACAACTTTATCAATGATTTCATCTAGTCCGATATGCTTTAAAAGCAGGTTATGAATTTCAGGAAATAGCGGATGTTGGGTATTGGCCCGAAATAATTTTTTATTGCCTTGAGCTCTAGAATCAAGAAGGCCCGCCCTCTCTAACTTATTCAGTTCTACACGAATGGCATTACTTGACTCTCCAAATTCCTCCTCCAAATTTCTTAAATAAGACTCAGAGTTGGAGTTTAAGAAAAACTTCAAAAGTAATTTGACTCTAGTTTTGGATGTAATTAATGTATCTAACACCGCGTTATTAATCCTTAGAATTGATGCCTGTTAATATTGAGTAACAAAATTACTCAATCTTTGCAAACTAGCAAGTCTTTCGCTTATGTTTTTACTAAAGCCTTAGTCGATTATTTAACAGCTATTCCAGAAAGTCAACAATACATTAGGTTTTGTTATGAATTCCAATAAGATAAAGTGGGCTTTATCAAATGGATTATAGTAAAAAGAGGGTGTATTATTGACTTTATCAGAAGGGGGTAATAATTAGCGATCTACTTCTATAAATTTCATTATTTATCCCGATAGCCCTTCAGAAATCCATATCTTATATAAGCTAATTATCAAATACTGTATTGTAGTTTTATGCTAAGCTCATGTTATCAGAAAATGCGTCATTACGTTAATGTCAAAATCAGGTTATTATTGAAAACACGAAGGCGTTTTTAACAAATAATCACTAATAAGACAAAAGAAATGGAAAAGAAAAGGTTCCATTTAGAAAGCTCAGAATAATGATCAAAACAGTAGGTTTACTTCAAGGGAAAACCTAAGAAAAGGAAGGGGAAATAAAAGTTTCGAATAATAAAAAACAATCCTAAGACCTTGATAAATGCTGGTTTAGAAAAAAATGTTATCTTTGCCTGACCATTTTTTAAAAACAATATGCGACACAAATGATAAAATTAACAAGCCTAAACATCTAATTTCCATTTTCTTATCAGAGTCATCCAAATGTCGTCATTTAAAATAAACTAGAATGAAGAAAAGAGTTTTATTCGTCAATCAAGAGATTATGCCCTATTTACCCGAAACAAATCGTAGTAAAATAGGGCGTTATCTTCCACAAGGAATTCAAGAGAAAGGTAAAGAGATCAGAACTTTTATGCCTCGTTTTGGAAATATTAACGAGCGTAGAAACCAATTACACGAAGTGATCAGATTATCTGGAATGAACCTGATTATTGACGATCATGACCATCCTCTTATCATTAAAGTAGCCTCCATTCAACAAGCAAGAATGCAAGTTTATTTCATTGATAATGAAGAATATTTTCAAAGAAAATTCACTACTGTTGACAAGAATGGTAAATTCTTTGAAGACAATGATGAAAGAACTGTTTTCTTTAGTAGAGGGGTTTTAGAAACCGTAAAAAAATTAGGATGGGCACCAGACATCGTTCACTGCCATGGCTGGATGTCGGCATTGGTTCCATTATACATTAAGAAAGCATTTAAAGACAATCCTTTATTTAATGACACAAAAATTATTGTTTCACTTTATAATGATCATTTTGATGCTCAATTAAATGATAACCTTCCACAGAAGATTAAAATGGAGGGTATTGATGATACTGATTTAGACATTTACAAAGGTGGAAACTATATGGATCTAATGTTTGGAGCGTTGCAATATGCCGATGCCATTATATATGGAGCAGAAGAATTATCTGCTGATTATGTAAAGATGGCAGAAGAGACCGGTAAGCCTATCCTCACCTATCAGCCTGAGGAAGACTATGTTAATGCCTATAACACATTCTACGATTCTCTCTTAGAGGATTAGTTCTTAAAAAAAGATAAATCACTTTTCTAAATAGAAGCCTTTGCATACTTTCGCCAAAGCAATAGAATGAGATGATGAATATGAAAAAAATACTCTCAAGCGGCCTGTTGATCGTCATCACGGCTGCTTTACTTTTTTCCTGTAAAAAGGACATTAGCAAGATAGGTGTTGACATTGTGGGTGAAAATCCATTAGAAGTCATCTATATGGATACTGTAACTATAAATGTTTATAGTGAACTAATTGATAGCCTTCGTACCGATGAGTTATCGGCACATGTGGTCGGTGCCATCAAAGATCCAGTATTTGGCACGCTAAATGCCAGCGTTTACAGCCAGTTCAATATTGATCCCGGAAACGAAAGCTATAGCTTTGGTGATACTCCAGAAATTGATTCTGTTGTACTCTATATAGCTTATGCCAATGTGGATTTGTATGGAGACACCGCCTATAGGCATGAGTGGGTGGTATATGAGCTTGGAGATGAATTAACAGCAGATTCTGCCTACTATTCCTTTCAGAATACTAGACTCAAGCAGGAACCTATTGCGTATACAAGTTTTATCCCCAATTATGATTCGGTTGAGTTTATCGAGGAAAATACCATTGATGGAACCTATGACACTTCAATGATTCTTAATCCTGTTAAAATTTATCTTTCTACTGAATTTGGACAGCGAATCATTTCTAGTGACTCTTCAGTTTTTGAAGATGACGGAACTTTAAGTGAAGTATTTAAGGGGATTTATATTACTACACTAGAACAGAACCTGCCTTCAAGTGGTGGTAGTTTAGTGGATCTTAATTTCCAAAGTGACGATACTTTCATCCGATTCTATTATCATAATGAAGAAGAGGATAGCTTAAGTTACGATTTGGTAGTGAACTATAATACTGCTCGATTTAGTAATTTTAATCATTATGAGTATCGTGATGCTAGTCCTGAGTTTAGGTCTCAGGTGATTGATGGACATACGGAGGATGGTAAAGAATTGATATACCTGCAAGGATTAGCAGGTGTTAGAACAGTTGTTGAATTTCCTTATTTAAACAAAATAGATGATTATTATAATTATGCAGTTAACGAGGCCAAGTTATTCATCTATAATCAAGATGAGGAATCAGGTTATACTCCTATTTCTTCATTAACCTTAAGTCAGAAGGTAGTCATTGATAGTGTAGACTATCAATATACGGTGCCAGATGCTAGTAGTGGTGATAATTATTTCAGCGGAAAATACGATCAGACTGAGCATAGATACTTTTTCAGAATCACCCAATATATTCAGGATGTGATTCAAGGATTTACGGCTGACAACAAACTAAGAGTAGAAATCATTGGTGGAGCCATTCACCCTAATCGACTGATAGGATATGGATACGAGCCTATGATGGACGAGAGTAAGCGTATACAACTGCATGTGACTTATACTAAAATAGACAATGACGATGTAGCTGCTGAGGAATAAACCCTCTTGCCTTTAGGTAGTCCAGATATATCAAGAAGTCTAATAAGTTTCACCTATGAAACTTTTAGACTTCTTTTATTTTGTGCTACATACACATTTTTTCTCTCAGCCGATTTTAGTAAAACCCTTTTGAAGCATTGTGATACGGCTATTTCGTATCCTCTTCAGACAACAATACCATTTTAAGGCACATTCGGTTTAAACTCCTTTTAATACAATAGAAAGTCAATCGGCTGAAAGAGAAAGCAAGTTTAAAGAATTATTTAGGGCAGATATCCTTGCTTTTCCTATCTTTAGTCCTTCAAAAATAAGACAGAAGTATGGCTTCTAAAAAGAAAAAATCAGTTAAGAAATCCTCAATGCTGCAAAACAGGGATCTATGGATTTATGGTCTTATCATCCTATTTGGCTTTACCCTATATTCAAACACTATAAATCATGGCTTTGTTCTAGACGATCCCATCATCACCACAGAAAACAAATTTGTGAATGAAGGCTTTAGCGGCTTAAAAGAC
Encoded here:
- a CDS encoding winged helix-turn-helix domain-containing protein codes for the protein MKFFLNSNSESYLRNLEEEFGESSNAIRVELNKLERAGLLDSRAQGNKKLFRANTQHPLFPEIHNLLLKHIGLDEIIDKVVMKLGTVQQVFLVGKLAEGINTGIIDLLFVGKSIDKTYLVELVEKTESTIKKNIRYLVFSVQEIENYLKQHANTEILLIWNQE
- a CDS encoding glycogen/starch synthase; translation: MKKRVLFVNQEIMPYLPETNRSKIGRYLPQGIQEKGKEIRTFMPRFGNINERRNQLHEVIRLSGMNLIIDDHDHPLIIKVASIQQARMQVYFIDNEEYFQRKFTTVDKNGKFFEDNDERTVFFSRGVLETVKKLGWAPDIVHCHGWMSALVPLYIKKAFKDNPLFNDTKIIVSLYNDHFDAQLNDNLPQKIKMEGIDDTDLDIYKGGNYMDLMFGALQYADAIIYGAEELSADYVKMAEETGKPILTYQPEEDYVNAYNTFYDSLLED
- a CDS encoding DUF4270 family protein encodes the protein MKKILSSGLLIVITAALLFSCKKDISKIGVDIVGENPLEVIYMDTVTINVYSELIDSLRTDELSAHVVGAIKDPVFGTLNASVYSQFNIDPGNESYSFGDTPEIDSVVLYIAYANVDLYGDTAYRHEWVVYELGDELTADSAYYSFQNTRLKQEPIAYTSFIPNYDSVEFIEENTIDGTYDTSMILNPVKIYLSTEFGQRIISSDSSVFEDDGTLSEVFKGIYITTLEQNLPSSGGSLVDLNFQSDDTFIRFYYHNEEEDSLSYDLVVNYNTARFSNFNHYEYRDASPEFRSQVIDGHTEDGKELIYLQGLAGVRTVVEFPYLNKIDDYYNYAVNEAKLFIYNQDEESGYTPISSLTLSQKVVIDSVDYQYTVPDASSGDNYFSGKYDQTEHRYFFRITQYIQDVIQGFTADNKLRVEIIGGAIHPNRLIGYGYEPMMDESKRIQLHVTYTKIDNDDVAAEE